One Nostoc sp. UHCC 0302 DNA window includes the following coding sequences:
- the urtA gene encoding urea ABC transporter substrate-binding protein: MSRRFNRRNFLMYGSLSIGTSIFLKACANNPQTTTEGSTTSPNASPVAAADSKTIKVGILHSLSGTMAISEKSVVDAEKLAIKEINAAGGVLGKQIEAIVEDGASNWDTFREKATKLIDQDKVSVVFGCWTSASRKNVKPVFESKNHMLWYPVQYEGQECSKNIFYTGAAPNQQIEPSVDWLLKNKGKEFFLVGSDYVFPRTANTIIKAQLEALGGKTVGEDYLPLGNTEVTPIITKIKQALPNGGVIYNTLNGDSNVAFFKQLKGAGLTPERYPSMSVSIAEEEVKAIGVEYLKGHYAAWNYFQTVDTPANKKFVADFKKEYGENRVTNDPMEAAYIAVYLWKQAVEKAGTTDIAKVSAAAYGQTLDAPEGKVTMDANHHISKIVRIGQVRLDGLFDIVYATPAPVEPVPWNQFVKETKGFACDWSNPAKGGKYKKA, from the coding sequence ATGAGTAGACGATTTAATCGACGTAATTTTTTGATGTACGGTTCTTTATCGATAGGAACCAGCATTTTTCTGAAGGCTTGTGCTAATAACCCTCAAACGACTACAGAGGGTTCAACCACTTCTCCTAATGCTTCTCCTGTTGCTGCTGCTGATAGTAAAACTATAAAAGTAGGGATTTTGCACTCTCTCAGCGGCACAATGGCTATTAGTGAAAAAAGTGTTGTAGATGCTGAAAAGTTAGCAATCAAAGAAATTAACGCTGCTGGTGGTGTTTTAGGTAAGCAAATCGAAGCTATTGTTGAAGATGGTGCTTCTAACTGGGATACTTTTAGGGAAAAAGCAACTAAGCTAATTGATCAAGATAAAGTTTCTGTGGTTTTTGGTTGTTGGACTTCTGCAAGCCGGAAAAATGTTAAGCCAGTATTTGAAAGTAAAAATCATATGCTCTGGTATCCAGTGCAATATGAGGGTCAAGAGTGTTCTAAAAATATTTTTTACACTGGCGCAGCACCAAATCAACAAATCGAACCATCTGTTGACTGGTTATTAAAAAATAAAGGTAAAGAATTCTTCTTAGTTGGCTCTGACTATGTTTTTCCACGAACTGCTAACACAATTATTAAAGCACAATTAGAAGCTTTAGGTGGTAAAACAGTTGGTGAGGATTATTTACCGTTAGGGAACACAGAAGTTACCCCAATTATCACTAAGATAAAACAAGCTTTGCCAAATGGTGGTGTAATTTATAACACTCTCAATGGTGATAGTAATGTCGCTTTTTTCAAACAGTTAAAAGGGGCTGGATTGACACCAGAAAGATATCCTTCTATGTCTGTCAGCATTGCTGAAGAAGAAGTTAAAGCTATTGGTGTAGAGTATCTTAAAGGTCACTATGCTGCTTGGAATTACTTCCAAACAGTAGACACACCTGCTAATAAAAAGTTTGTTGCAGATTTCAAGAAAGAATATGGTGAAAATCGGGTAACAAATGACCCAATGGAAGCAGCATATATCGCAGTTTATTTGTGGAAACAAGCAGTAGAAAAAGCTGGTACTACAGATATAGCTAAAGTGAGTGCTGCGGCGTATGGTCAAACTTTAGATGCACCTGAAGGTAAAGTGACAATGGATGCGAATCATCACATATCGAAAATTGTGCGGATTGGTCAAGTTAGGCTAGATGGTTTGTTTGATATTGTTTATGCTACACCTGCACCAGTTGAACCAGTTCCTTGGAATCAGTTTGTGAAAGAGACTAAGGGATTTGCTTGTGATTGGTCAAATCCAGCTAAAGGTGGTAAGTACAAGAAAGCCTAA
- a CDS encoding FAD-binding oxidoreductase, with amino-acid sequence MKTYDWIVVGGGITGAALAYELVKTGFIVLLLEQYARPENATRYSYGGLAYWSGTIPLTQQLGAEAIARHRILSQELDADTQFRELDLLLTISADSDPQATIASYAHVAIPPRLLTIKEACELEPLLNPEAITGALTIKHGHIHPEKTAQAYIQAFLRAGGEMQITQVLQILPNGVKTYTANYHSAKVAICAGGLSRQLLQSSGVPIRLYFTHAEIIETPPVDIKLRTLVMPANVQRLQLEAESTQADELWNEPNNQPVPPILDIGAIQFQDGSLRLGQISRVLTDPRAKVNSEESEHWLRKSIAQVLPELANLPGTWHHCLVGFNNNRLPLIGAIPGFESVHVFSGFSNPLVLVPPLAQRFANFAAGNKDEIITQLSLPC; translated from the coding sequence ATGAAAACTTACGACTGGATTGTTGTTGGCGGTGGGATTACGGGTGCAGCACTTGCTTATGAATTGGTGAAAACAGGCTTTATTGTTCTTTTGTTAGAGCAATACGCAAGACCAGAGAATGCAACTCGCTATAGTTATGGTGGGCTTGCCTATTGGTCAGGTACTATACCATTAACTCAGCAACTGGGTGCAGAAGCGATCGCACGTCACCGCATCCTGTCTCAAGAGTTAGACGCCGATACCCAGTTTCGCGAATTAGACTTATTACTAACTATTTCAGCTGATAGTGATCCACAAGCAACAATTGCATCTTATGCTCATGTTGCCATTCCACCGCGTCTACTCACTATTAAAGAAGCCTGTGAATTAGAACCACTGCTGAACCCTGAAGCGATTACAGGTGCTTTAACTATAAAACATGGTCATATTCATCCAGAGAAAACAGCACAAGCTTATATCCAAGCCTTTCTGCGTGCTGGGGGTGAAATGCAGATTACCCAAGTTTTACAAATATTGCCAAATGGTGTAAAAACCTATACAGCAAATTATCACAGTGCCAAAGTTGCCATCTGTGCTGGTGGACTCAGCCGACAACTATTACAATCATCTGGTGTTCCTATTCGGCTGTATTTTACCCACGCAGAAATTATTGAAACCCCACCCGTTGATATCAAGTTACGCACCTTAGTTATGCCAGCTAATGTACAAAGGTTGCAATTAGAAGCTGAATCTACCCAAGCTGATGAATTGTGGAATGAACCAAACAATCAACCAGTTCCGCCAATTTTAGACATAGGTGCGATTCAATTTCAAGATGGTAGCTTGCGCTTAGGGCAGATTAGCCGCGTTCTCACAGATCCTCGTGCCAAGGTAAACTCAGAAGAAAGTGAACATTGGCTGCGAAAAAGTATCGCTCAAGTGTTGCCAGAGTTAGCTAATTTACCAGGAACCTGGCATCATTGCTTAGTTGGGTTTAATAATAATCGTCTTCCCTTAATTGGTGCTATCCCAGGGTTTGAGAGTGTCCATGTTTTCTCTGGGTTTAGTAATCCCCTCGTTCTTGTACCACCTTTAGCCCAGCGCTTTGCTAATTTTGCAGCTGGTAACAAAGATGAAATTATTACCCAGTTATCTCTTCCCTGTTAA